Proteins found in one Pyxidicoccus trucidator genomic segment:
- a CDS encoding NACHT domain-containing protein has product MLPQVRAVLAPLPDLMRLLAQRFIEHPDLGDDSKNPEAQVTSTEFLALWGNDEHARWAARLLTRFARWILLPVGTLPESNSYLQATLASVKYEHVLSLDDYLRLSQPVHHGRVKRNPRGPHLALLRTVYASLREMGTWPRLVPFTLQHRGTLGFIPSLVDELTPAFIRESRGGYKQPRRIILAAHALPFVEDEEGLALAVRFVRTVAELWFDAAPGPGTSFTIEQIAARMQRPVEKVLPLARMLEHQPWGSGDAGLLEDSGWRVHVAQDAIWRFKELQSWEQYVTVRDKEFSNFAMPPEDPFPSDDMTRAPTPWHASKAAVQRAVDSVLRSATASPPTRQTPRRTPRGKKAGGSAVKRGPLHLRVFLSSPGDVTDERRMAREVVDRLQKEPLLRGRVTLELVAWDDPNAPTPMEAGETPQRTVNRYSPRPSECDLTLVILWSRLGTPLPEQDARPDGTRYASGTEWEFEDAQRAKKTVFVYHRTYKPQLDIDDPDFDVKRAQYAAVKKFLGRFTAPDGSLRGGYNAYPEPEAFSALLKKNLESFLRQRLDDGGQEAPRPPPEPSWRQELTVYQREALKRYQRLDLEGLTPPEREEYLQIQLRSVFVEAGVRENAPPLDIPKEVLQRLSNEGELHPDDLPREVPLEEVRRVSEVYYEQPPIPVFDALARAVNEQVILLGDPGSGKSTLARYILLSLVDEQGDERVRKAYERFIPLLIELRSYVALRQPTGPCATLFDYIERLKTMEGYYPSTQALRSYLKEEGRVLFIFDGLDEVFQPEERDEVAREIAGLGVQYPQARVLVTSRHVGYRRKILTDAGFRHYSLQDLSPQQTREFLDAWFSRAMYDRSQEAAERTQRLAEALEASPSIRALSGNPLLLTILAIIGKNQELPRERWKLYEHAATVLIQHWDVNRLLRNQQLHVRYIDADDKKEMLRRLAYKMQASRGLAGNYIHKQDLLNEFEDYVQTRYGAVPTEATPVARAIIQQLHERNFIISPFGAGLYGFVHRGFLEYFCAASLTHKFEKTRKLDPEQLKREVYGQHWSDQSWHEVLRLIAGVIDPSFTANIIEYLCAECGDASAERTKGRPPWHLALALQCLREVKRPAEMAVPAARLLEGLCMEFDKDMASVPIFYNFMQLHVVPHLMSIGTAWPERHHLARLLKQRAPQRYSYIYDKLFGISIGALGRGDSQVHAAVLDYASSHSDPRQRVLAPFALAQGWPEGGTYSRLTRLARSDTDASVRYAALYALADHYPRHEGTAELLREMTARGPHALDRASAASGLARQFRADPETFRLLAERLREEEHKYPRTIVALALAEYFADREETRVLLTDAAVRDESPGPEDEPRDAPYHVREAALHGLVLHWPHHSETLTLLEQRAAVDPTPWLREWAAQALTRLRRTSRAPAR; this is encoded by the coding sequence ATGTTGCCCCAGGTACGGGCTGTCCTGGCGCCGCTTCCTGACCTGATGCGGTTGCTCGCCCAGCGCTTCATCGAGCACCCGGACCTCGGCGACGACTCGAAGAATCCCGAGGCACAGGTGACGAGCACGGAGTTCCTGGCGCTCTGGGGGAACGATGAGCACGCGAGATGGGCGGCGCGGCTTCTCACCCGCTTCGCCCGCTGGATTCTGTTACCGGTGGGAACCCTCCCCGAAAGCAACTCGTATCTTCAAGCCACCCTGGCGAGCGTCAAGTACGAGCACGTGCTGTCGCTCGACGACTACCTGCGGCTCTCCCAGCCCGTGCATCACGGCCGGGTGAAGCGGAACCCACGAGGGCCGCACCTTGCGCTCCTGCGGACGGTATACGCCTCGCTCCGCGAGATGGGCACGTGGCCCAGGCTGGTCCCCTTCACCCTCCAGCACCGAGGCACGCTGGGTTTCATTCCCAGCCTCGTGGATGAGCTGACCCCTGCCTTCATCCGCGAGTCCCGCGGTGGCTACAAGCAGCCCCGCCGAATCATCCTGGCGGCACATGCGCTGCCATTCGTGGAGGATGAAGAGGGCCTTGCCCTGGCGGTCCGCTTCGTCCGAACCGTGGCGGAGCTCTGGTTCGACGCCGCCCCTGGACCGGGGACGAGCTTCACCATCGAGCAGATCGCCGCCCGGATGCAGCGCCCCGTCGAAAAGGTGCTGCCCCTGGCCCGAATGCTCGAACACCAGCCCTGGGGTTCGGGAGACGCCGGGCTCCTCGAAGACAGCGGCTGGAGAGTCCACGTCGCGCAGGACGCCATCTGGCGTTTCAAGGAACTGCAAAGCTGGGAGCAGTACGTCACCGTTCGCGACAAGGAGTTCTCCAACTTCGCGATGCCGCCAGAGGACCCATTCCCCTCCGACGACATGACGCGGGCTCCGACGCCGTGGCACGCCTCGAAAGCCGCGGTCCAGCGAGCGGTAGACTCGGTGTTGCGCTCCGCGACGGCATCACCGCCCACCCGCCAGACTCCCAGGCGCACTCCGCGCGGCAAGAAAGCAGGGGGCTCCGCGGTGAAGCGCGGGCCACTCCACCTCCGGGTGTTCCTCTCTTCTCCCGGTGACGTGACAGATGAACGGCGCATGGCACGCGAAGTGGTGGACCGGCTCCAGAAGGAGCCCTTGCTGCGAGGCAGGGTCACGCTGGAGCTGGTCGCCTGGGATGACCCCAATGCACCCACGCCGATGGAAGCGGGAGAGACACCCCAGCGCACGGTCAACCGGTATTCGCCCAGGCCCTCGGAATGTGACCTCACGCTCGTCATCCTCTGGAGCCGCCTGGGCACCCCGCTGCCAGAGCAGGACGCGCGTCCCGATGGCACCCGGTACGCGTCTGGAACGGAGTGGGAGTTCGAGGATGCGCAGCGCGCGAAGAAGACGGTGTTCGTCTATCACCGCACCTACAAGCCGCAGCTCGACATCGACGACCCAGACTTCGACGTGAAGCGCGCGCAGTACGCGGCGGTAAAGAAGTTCCTGGGCCGCTTCACGGCCCCGGACGGCTCACTACGGGGTGGCTACAACGCCTATCCCGAGCCCGAGGCGTTCAGCGCCCTCCTCAAGAAGAACCTTGAGAGCTTCCTGCGCCAGCGCTTGGATGACGGCGGTCAGGAGGCCCCGCGGCCGCCCCCCGAGCCCTCATGGCGACAGGAGCTCACCGTGTACCAGCGAGAGGCCCTCAAGCGCTATCAACGGCTGGACCTGGAAGGGCTCACCCCGCCGGAACGGGAGGAATACCTCCAGATCCAGCTCCGCTCCGTCTTCGTGGAGGCTGGAGTCCGGGAGAACGCGCCCCCGCTCGACATCCCCAAGGAGGTGCTCCAGCGCTTGAGCAACGAGGGAGAACTGCACCCGGACGACCTGCCCCGCGAGGTCCCCCTGGAGGAGGTCCGGCGCGTCAGCGAGGTCTACTACGAGCAGCCTCCCATCCCGGTGTTCGACGCCCTGGCGCGGGCCGTCAACGAGCAGGTCATCCTCCTGGGGGACCCTGGCTCCGGCAAGTCCACCCTCGCCCGCTACATCCTCCTGTCGCTCGTGGACGAGCAGGGCGACGAGCGGGTGCGGAAGGCCTACGAGAGATTCATCCCCCTCCTCATCGAGCTGCGGAGCTACGTGGCGCTGCGCCAGCCCACGGGCCCCTGTGCCACGCTCTTCGACTACATTGAGCGGCTGAAGACCATGGAGGGCTACTACCCGTCCACCCAGGCACTGCGCTCCTACCTGAAGGAAGAGGGCCGAGTGCTGTTCATCTTCGACGGCCTGGATGAAGTGTTCCAGCCCGAGGAGCGCGATGAGGTGGCGCGGGAGATTGCTGGCCTCGGGGTCCAGTATCCCCAGGCCCGAGTCCTGGTGACGAGCCGGCACGTAGGCTACCGGCGGAAGATCCTCACCGATGCGGGCTTCCGCCACTACTCACTTCAAGACCTGTCCCCGCAGCAGACCCGGGAGTTCCTCGATGCGTGGTTCTCAAGAGCCATGTACGACCGGTCGCAGGAGGCCGCCGAGCGCACCCAGCGGCTCGCCGAGGCACTCGAAGCGTCTCCGTCCATCCGCGCCCTCTCCGGCAATCCCCTGCTGCTCACCATCCTGGCCATCATCGGCAAGAACCAGGAGCTGCCCCGAGAGCGCTGGAAGCTCTACGAGCATGCGGCGACGGTGCTCATCCAGCACTGGGACGTGAACCGGCTCCTGAGGAACCAGCAACTGCATGTGAGGTACATCGACGCGGACGACAAGAAGGAGATGCTGCGGAGGCTCGCGTACAAGATGCAGGCCAGTCGCGGGCTCGCCGGGAACTACATCCACAAGCAGGACCTGCTGAACGAGTTCGAGGACTACGTCCAGACGCGGTACGGCGCGGTGCCCACGGAGGCAACCCCGGTGGCACGGGCCATCATCCAGCAGCTCCACGAACGCAACTTCATCATCTCGCCCTTCGGAGCGGGGCTCTATGGCTTCGTCCACCGGGGCTTCCTGGAGTACTTCTGCGCGGCCTCGCTCACGCACAAGTTCGAGAAGACGCGGAAGCTCGACCCGGAGCAGCTCAAGCGCGAGGTGTATGGGCAGCACTGGAGCGACCAGTCCTGGCACGAGGTCCTGCGGCTCATCGCGGGCGTCATCGACCCGTCCTTCACCGCGAACATCATCGAGTACCTCTGCGCCGAGTGTGGCGACGCCTCGGCGGAGCGCACAAAGGGCCGGCCGCCGTGGCACCTCGCCCTGGCCCTGCAGTGCCTGCGGGAGGTCAAGCGGCCCGCGGAGATGGCTGTTCCAGCGGCACGCCTGCTCGAAGGCCTGTGCATGGAGTTCGACAAGGACATGGCCTCGGTCCCCATCTTCTACAACTTCATGCAACTGCACGTGGTGCCGCACCTCATGTCGATCGGCACCGCATGGCCCGAGCGTCACCACCTGGCGAGGCTGCTGAAGCAGCGAGCGCCACAGCGGTACTCGTATATCTACGACAAGCTCTTCGGAATCAGCATTGGCGCGCTCGGCAGAGGTGACTCTCAGGTGCATGCCGCGGTGCTGGACTATGCGTCGTCCCACTCGGACCCCCGCCAGCGGGTTCTCGCACCATTCGCCCTTGCGCAGGGTTGGCCAGAAGGAGGCACCTACTCCCGGCTGACACGGCTCGCGCGCTCGGACACGGACGCAAGCGTACGCTACGCGGCCCTCTACGCGTTGGCGGACCACTATCCCCGGCACGAAGGGACAGCAGAATTGCTCCGGGAGATGACCGCACGAGGCCCCCATGCCCTGGACCGGGCATCCGCGGCGAGCGGACTGGCCCGCCAGTTCCGGGCAGACCCGGAGACCTTCCGACTCCTGGCCGAGCGCCTGAGGGAGGAGGAGCACAAGTACCCACGCACCATCGTCGCGCTGGCGCTCGCCGAGTACTTCGCGGACCGGGAAGAGACCCGGGTACTGCTGACCGATGCGGCGGTGAGGGACGAGTCACCGGGCCCGGAGGATGAGCCTCGCGACGCCCCATACCACGTCCGTGAGGCGGCACTGCATGGCCTGGTCCTGCACTGGCCTCACCACTCCGAGACACTCACCCTCCTCGAACAGCGGGCGGCGGTGGACCCCACGCCCTGGCTCAGGGAGTGGGCGGCCCAGGCACTCACCCGGCTGCGCCGTACGTCGCGCGCCCCGGCACGCTGA
- a CDS encoding tetratricopeptide repeat-containing protein, with product MRSFIIRPFGEKNGIDFDLIERDLIAPALKAAGFTGGTTIDILRAGNIRTDMFQRLLTADLVVAELSIHNANVFYELGIRHALRDKRTFMLRANMDKFPFDLQTDRYFAYDHTRLADSLPLLTEALRQTKASEVQDSPAFKALPRLEAQDRSHFLAVPPDFREEVERAVADKQVGDLELLGSEVHGFEWESEGLRVVGRALFDLKAFDGASVMWEAVRNLDQMDLQANLLLGTIYQRLGDLTRSMQALNRALSRDGVDRSSRAEAYALMGRSAKTLWKKEWRQAPSDKRRQQALRSPQLDESLKAYAGAFDEDLNHYYSGLNACAMLNIQLELAQAHPETWAERFEDEHEAERELSSRKLRLEKLLAAVELSLGATLKQLKREQKTDVWGRISEADLCALISKKPSRVASTYASALAAAPEFAADSVRDQLELYAELKILEGNAKAALEALPASRKSEGPAKTGRVLLFTGHVIDAPGREHPRFPPDREGAARQRLRQEIEGELRLPGGIAYGIAGGASGGDILFHEACEELGIPTRLYLALPREQFIEESVQPAGPHWVERFNQLYRKLPRRELGESKELPRWLREKPDYGIWQRNNLWELHNALAAGSTNVTLIALWNRKKGDGPGGTEDMVEVAEARGAKTIIIDTSTL from the coding sequence ATGCGTTCGTTCATCATCCGCCCCTTCGGTGAGAAGAATGGCATCGACTTCGACCTGATCGAGCGGGACCTGATTGCCCCCGCGCTGAAGGCGGCGGGCTTCACCGGCGGGACGACCATCGACATTCTACGGGCGGGCAACATCCGCACGGACATGTTCCAGCGCCTGCTGACCGCCGACCTGGTCGTCGCCGAGCTCTCCATCCACAACGCCAACGTCTTCTACGAGCTCGGCATCCGCCATGCACTACGCGACAAGCGGACGTTCATGTTGCGCGCCAACATGGACAAGTTCCCCTTCGACCTGCAGACGGACCGCTACTTCGCCTATGACCACACCCGGCTCGCGGACAGCCTGCCGTTGCTGACCGAGGCACTCCGTCAGACGAAGGCTTCGGAGGTCCAGGACAGTCCCGCCTTCAAGGCGCTGCCCAGGCTCGAAGCGCAGGACCGCTCCCACTTCCTGGCGGTGCCGCCTGACTTCCGCGAGGAAGTCGAGCGTGCCGTCGCGGACAAACAGGTGGGCGACCTCGAGCTGCTCGGGTCGGAGGTGCATGGGTTCGAATGGGAGAGCGAGGGCCTGCGCGTGGTCGGCCGCGCCCTGTTCGATTTGAAAGCCTTCGATGGCGCAAGTGTCATGTGGGAGGCCGTCAGGAATCTCGATCAGATGGACCTGCAGGCCAACCTCCTGCTCGGCACCATCTACCAGCGGCTGGGTGACCTGACGCGCTCCATGCAGGCGCTGAATCGTGCACTCAGCCGCGACGGAGTGGACCGGAGCAGCCGAGCCGAGGCGTACGCACTGATGGGGCGTAGTGCCAAGACCCTCTGGAAGAAGGAATGGCGGCAGGCACCGAGCGACAAGCGCCGCCAGCAGGCCTTGCGCTCCCCGCAGCTCGACGAGTCACTCAAGGCCTACGCGGGGGCCTTCGATGAAGACCTGAACCACTACTACTCAGGCCTCAATGCCTGCGCCATGCTGAACATCCAGCTTGAGCTGGCACAGGCCCATCCTGAGACGTGGGCCGAGCGCTTCGAGGATGAGCACGAGGCGGAACGCGAGCTGTCCTCGCGGAAGCTCCGCCTCGAGAAACTCCTGGCGGCGGTCGAACTCTCGCTGGGAGCCACGCTCAAGCAGCTCAAGCGGGAGCAGAAGACGGACGTCTGGGGGCGGATCAGCGAGGCCGACCTCTGCGCCCTGATCTCCAAGAAACCCTCCAGGGTCGCCAGTACCTATGCAAGCGCACTTGCAGCAGCACCGGAGTTCGCCGCGGACTCCGTGAGGGACCAGCTCGAACTCTATGCGGAACTGAAAATCCTGGAGGGAAACGCCAAGGCCGCCCTAGAGGCCCTGCCTGCCAGCAGGAAATCAGAAGGGCCCGCGAAGACAGGACGTGTGCTCCTCTTCACGGGGCATGTCATCGACGCGCCTGGACGCGAGCATCCGCGCTTCCCACCCGATAGGGAAGGAGCGGCGCGGCAACGGCTCCGTCAAGAAATCGAGGGCGAGCTGAGGTTGCCAGGTGGCATTGCCTACGGGATTGCTGGCGGCGCGAGTGGCGGCGACATCCTCTTCCACGAAGCCTGCGAGGAGTTGGGCATCCCCACCCGACTCTACCTCGCGCTCCCCAGGGAGCAATTCATCGAGGAGTCGGTTCAGCCCGCTGGCCCGCATTGGGTGGAGCGCTTCAACCAGCTATACCGAAAGCTTCCCAGGCGGGAGCTCGGCGAGTCGAAGGAGCTGCCGCGATGGTTGCGGGAAAAGCCCGACTACGGCATCTGGCAGCGCAACAACCTCTGGGAGCTGCACAACGCCCTGGCCGCGGGGAGCACGAATGTAACGCTCATCGCCTTGTGGAATCGCAAGAAGGGGGATGGGCCGGGCGGCACGGAGGACATGGTGGAGGTGGCAGAGGCACGCGGTGCGAAGACAATCATCATCGACACGAGCACGCTCTAA
- a CDS encoding patatin-like phospholipase family protein yields MGRGMPWKPAWRSVQWRADIEESLLLRLSFPLVRSIVRGLLESAAAPKRRKEQEPMPMSRWGHLEARFGGAPRPRKILSLDGGGIRGVLTLEVLIRMEALLAKATGAGAAFRLCDFFDYIGGTSTGAIIAAGLARGMSARELLEFYKQTGPAMFDKSFILFRLRNLYESKPLAKELQKQFGEHTNLLPENLRCLLLVVARNVTTDSPWPISSNPDGKYNDPARPDCNLMIPLWQLVRASTAAPIYFAPEVLQWDKDHPAKTFVFMDGGLTPYNNPAFLLVRMATQEPYNLNWRKGEKNLLVVSVGTGAAPQLDADVYSPGKNALSNLSTLPSALMYGASVDQDINCRTQGRCVYGEPIDRELGDLIPRDEAGNAIPLTQDLGREFLYARYNVELSSKPLNAWGLGDIDPSKVGKLDSVAAIDDLCRIGQRLAQEVKLEHFGTFVGPGGP; encoded by the coding sequence ATGGGTAGGGGGATGCCATGGAAGCCAGCGTGGCGGTCCGTGCAATGGCGCGCAGACATTGAAGAGTCGCTTCTCCTACGATTGTCATTTCCACTCGTTCGGTCCATCGTTCGAGGGCTGCTGGAATCAGCCGCTGCGCCGAAGCGCCGAAAGGAGCAGGAACCGATGCCAATGTCTCGATGGGGCCATCTGGAAGCAAGGTTCGGGGGTGCACCGCGTCCGAGGAAGATCCTCTCGCTCGACGGAGGTGGCATTCGCGGCGTGCTCACGCTGGAGGTGCTCATCCGGATGGAAGCGTTGCTAGCAAAGGCGACTGGAGCGGGCGCGGCATTCCGCCTGTGCGACTTCTTCGACTACATCGGAGGAACGAGCACCGGGGCTATCATCGCCGCGGGGCTGGCGAGGGGCATGAGCGCCCGGGAGCTGCTCGAGTTCTACAAGCAGACCGGCCCAGCCATGTTCGACAAGTCGTTCATCCTGTTCCGACTGCGCAACCTGTACGAGTCGAAGCCCCTGGCGAAAGAACTGCAGAAGCAATTCGGTGAGCACACGAATCTTCTCCCTGAGAACCTGCGCTGCCTGCTGCTCGTCGTCGCCCGCAACGTCACGACTGATTCGCCGTGGCCCATCAGCAGCAACCCCGATGGGAAGTACAACGACCCTGCCCGTCCTGACTGCAACCTCATGATCCCGCTCTGGCAGCTGGTCAGAGCCAGCACCGCCGCCCCCATCTATTTCGCGCCCGAGGTGCTGCAATGGGACAAGGACCACCCGGCGAAGACCTTCGTCTTCATGGACGGCGGACTGACTCCCTACAACAACCCGGCCTTCCTCCTGGTGCGCATGGCGACCCAGGAGCCCTACAACCTGAACTGGCGAAAGGGTGAGAAGAACCTGCTGGTGGTCTCCGTCGGCACGGGTGCGGCGCCTCAGCTCGATGCCGACGTCTACTCGCCGGGCAAGAATGCCCTGTCGAACCTCTCCACCCTTCCCTCCGCACTGATGTACGGAGCCTCGGTCGACCAGGACATCAACTGTCGGACCCAGGGGCGCTGCGTCTACGGAGAGCCCATCGATCGTGAGCTGGGAGATCTGATTCCGCGCGACGAAGCCGGGAATGCGATTCCCCTCACCCAGGACCTGGGGCGCGAGTTCCTCTACGCCCGCTACAACGTCGAGCTTTCCAGCAAGCCACTCAATGCCTGGGGGCTCGGTGACATCGACCCCAGCAAGGTCGGGAAGCTGGACTCGGTCGCAGCCATCGACGACCTCTGCCGTATCGGTCAACGGCTGGCGCAGGAGGTCAAGCTCGAACACTTCGGAACCTTCGTCGGACCTGGGGGCCCTTGA
- a CDS encoding TIR domain-containing protein has product MAEQSAGRAGSLQLEFVQMRTQVGDLLERFAKVLERERKHDTENLLLQDLTRKLQLAQHKWKEQTFQIGVLALVKSGKSTLINCWLGEEYLPASNPPETARIVRIRHTAQAIPGRLFEGEQVAAEGSSSIRAYLKQLNQQSRELDGLPRRDELVLEAPLDALSTRAMDEQRFEILDTPGPNEAGTDAMRTMVERVLGDVDVIVYVLDYTKLKSTDEQQLFKLLSDMRPDLRKRCSERLFFVINKVDLQNRHGLTPEETQDYVAKLLRQQWPELGVEASRILPVSAEQALLARLVARGAASPEGLGDFRKIMFGKRGQNTTLEQCREVAPELLEESGLQRLETEILSFIYQHRGRLLLQRILDEQQQHLTTFSNILRTASAALKKSHTDLTRRLEGLKGDLAEISADLQGARNEAKQFEKTLERWVRARFDNFKETIRPIIQTAFDEAADRGAGLNLPKRFKQLLQDVRALVLGVATDPEAARQKALEVTERLLHFIRLQFNLFQDELKLEAHEKQRELLQRLQRKIEPLARRIEQKVGDAFDISLVPVPIDLPMLSLDEFQEELEQRVDSFIRKGYQIQKYKTSQRYVSKRGGLCGKDEYSYREVVRQRVREVHAISARAMQELWDKSIDDMTEVSVTTARRVIRVATGRTVGKAQEQLELYSKSFIQTIQREIAEFHAGAAARDSRLRDVEEHQQEVSALLTLAQAFSRELGASAPLPTFDTFLCHNSRDKPAVRNLAAMLRSQGLSVWLDEQELRPGFSWQNQLAQQLKSARSVLVCIGNHGFGPWQNMEQASFLQQHVERKCPIIPVILEGYDGVAQQPPFLDGIHGVDLRKSEPDPIEHLLFGITGRRPWLSERGGGTDEV; this is encoded by the coding sequence ATGGCCGAGCAGTCAGCTGGCAGGGCGGGTTCATTGCAGCTTGAGTTCGTGCAGATGCGGACGCAGGTCGGCGACTTGCTCGAGCGCTTCGCAAAGGTACTCGAGCGCGAGCGGAAACACGATACCGAGAACCTGCTTCTTCAAGACCTCACCAGAAAGCTCCAACTTGCGCAGCATAAGTGGAAGGAGCAGACCTTCCAGATTGGAGTGTTGGCTCTGGTGAAGTCCGGGAAGTCGACCTTGATCAACTGCTGGTTGGGCGAGGAGTACCTGCCGGCGTCGAACCCACCCGAGACCGCTCGAATCGTGCGTATCCGCCACACAGCGCAGGCAATCCCGGGTCGGCTCTTCGAGGGGGAGCAGGTTGCCGCGGAGGGTTCCTCCTCCATCAGGGCATACCTGAAGCAACTCAACCAGCAGAGCCGGGAGTTGGATGGACTGCCTCGCAGGGATGAACTTGTCTTGGAGGCTCCGCTGGATGCCTTGTCCACGCGCGCCATGGACGAGCAGCGGTTCGAGATTCTCGATACGCCAGGGCCCAACGAAGCAGGCACGGATGCCATGCGCACCATGGTCGAGCGTGTCCTTGGTGACGTGGATGTCATCGTCTACGTACTGGACTACACGAAGCTGAAGTCGACCGACGAGCAGCAACTCTTCAAACTTCTGAGCGACATGCGGCCCGATCTCCGCAAGCGGTGCTCGGAGCGGCTGTTCTTCGTGATCAACAAAGTCGACCTGCAGAACCGACACGGGCTAACGCCCGAGGAAACCCAGGACTACGTGGCGAAGCTGTTGCGGCAGCAGTGGCCAGAGCTGGGAGTCGAGGCTTCACGCATTCTCCCTGTCTCCGCCGAGCAAGCCCTGCTCGCTCGTCTTGTCGCGCGGGGAGCAGCGTCCCCCGAAGGACTGGGAGACTTCCGGAAGATCATGTTCGGGAAGCGTGGGCAGAACACGACCCTTGAGCAGTGCCGCGAGGTCGCACCGGAGCTACTCGAGGAGAGTGGGCTCCAGCGCCTGGAGACCGAGATCCTTTCGTTCATCTACCAGCATCGCGGACGGCTCCTGTTGCAGAGAATCCTCGATGAGCAGCAGCAGCACCTCACGACCTTCAGCAACATCTTGCGAACGGCTTCTGCCGCGCTCAAGAAGAGTCACACCGACCTGACTCGCCGACTCGAAGGCCTGAAAGGAGACCTGGCCGAGATCTCGGCCGATCTTCAAGGCGCCCGTAATGAAGCGAAGCAGTTCGAGAAGACCCTTGAGAGGTGGGTCCGGGCGCGGTTCGACAACTTCAAAGAGACGATCCGGCCGATAATCCAGACCGCATTCGACGAGGCGGCGGACAGGGGCGCCGGGCTCAACCTTCCCAAGCGGTTCAAGCAACTCCTCCAGGATGTGCGAGCGCTGGTCCTCGGGGTGGCCACCGATCCCGAGGCCGCACGGCAAAAGGCCCTGGAGGTTACCGAACGGCTCCTCCATTTCATACGGCTTCAATTCAACCTCTTCCAAGATGAACTCAAGCTGGAGGCGCATGAGAAACAGCGCGAGCTCCTGCAAAGGCTCCAGCGGAAGATCGAGCCTCTGGCCCGGCGCATCGAGCAAAAGGTGGGAGACGCCTTCGACATCTCACTCGTTCCCGTGCCCATCGACCTGCCCATGCTCTCGCTCGATGAGTTTCAGGAGGAACTGGAGCAGCGTGTCGATTCATTCATCCGTAAGGGATACCAGATCCAGAAATACAAGACCTCACAGCGATACGTCTCCAAACGCGGGGGCTTGTGCGGAAAGGACGAATACTCGTACCGCGAGGTCGTGCGCCAAAGAGTCCGCGAGGTCCATGCAATCTCCGCGCGAGCCATGCAGGAACTCTGGGATAAGAGTATCGACGACATGACCGAGGTGTCGGTGACGACGGCCCGTCGAGTCATCCGGGTCGCCACGGGGCGGACTGTAGGGAAGGCGCAAGAACAGCTCGAGCTGTACTCGAAGAGCTTCATCCAGACGATCCAGAGGGAGATTGCGGAGTTCCATGCGGGTGCCGCCGCGCGAGACTCACGCCTGCGGGACGTGGAGGAACACCAGCAGGAGGTCTCTGCCCTGTTGACCCTTGCGCAGGCATTCTCCCGGGAACTGGGGGCCAGCGCCCCGCTGCCTACCTTCGACACGTTCCTCTGTCACAACAGCAGGGACAAACCGGCGGTACGTAACCTGGCGGCAATGCTTCGCTCCCAGGGGCTGTCCGTCTGGCTCGACGAACAGGAACTTCGCCCTGGCTTCTCCTGGCAGAACCAGTTGGCTCAGCAGCTCAAATCAGCGCGCTCCGTCCTTGTGTGCATCGGAAATCACGGGTTCGGCCCATGGCAGAACATGGAGCAGGCATCATTCCTTCAGCAGCATGTCGAAAGAAAGTGTCCCATCATTCCCGTCATCCTTGAGGGTTATGACGGGGTCGCGCAGCAGCCTCCCTTCTTGGACGGCATACATGGGGTCGACCTCCGTAAGTCAGAGCCGGACCCAATAGAACATTTGCTCTTCGGCATCACAGGTCGTCGGCCCTGGCTGAGTGAGAGGGGAGGGGGCACGGACGAGGTGTGA